The Corynebacterium mycetoides genome includes the window CGGCGATGGGATATCCGGCAGCGCTCATCTCTTGGTGGGCTTCTTCGGTGGAGGCATAGACCGGGATGCCCTGCGTGATGGCGGTGGCGACCCGGTAATCGGTGGTGACGTCGCTGACCCCGAGGAGTTCCATGTCCTCCTGGGCTCTCACCGCGTCGGCTACACGTTTACCGATGACACCGTACCCGTTTACTGCAACCTTGATTTTATTCGTCATGCTGATTGTCCTTCCCGGAAATCCTGGTTTGGCCCGATGGCCGTATGGTCGTGTTTCTCATCTGGGGTGGTCGGGGAATGTCCTTGTTCAGAGCTCGTTGAGCATCTGCTCCATCTCGGCGATCTCGGCCTCCTGATCTTCAATGACCTGCTCAGCCAGAGCGATGGCCTGCGGGTTCTGGCCATCAGTGACCTCATCGCGGGCCATATCGACGGCGCCCTCATGGTGGGCGGTCATCTGCTCAAGGTAGAGCCGGGCAGCCTCGGTGCCCTGGGCGTCCTCGAGGGCTGTCATGTCCTCCTCGCTCATCATTCCACTCATCCCGCCATGGTCCATCTCACCCATATCACCGGTGACCGGATCTTCTTCCCAGGTCTCGAGCATGGTATTCATCCGGTCGATCTCCGGGCCCTGGGCATCGATAACACCCTGGGCGAACTCGATGACCTCGGCCGGGATATCGTCCTTGGCCAGGAGGATTTCACTCATCTCCACGGCCTGTTGGTGATGCGGGATCATCATCTGTGCGAACATGATGTCCGCGTCATTGTGCTCGGCGGAGACCTCTCCGGCCGCCCCCGTCTCTGTCTCAGGATCCGTGGTGGCCCCGGTCGTTTCGGTGGTGTTGGGGGCGGGCGTAGTGGCGATGGTCGTGGTGTCGGTGTTTTCTCCCTCAGTGTTATCTG containing:
- a CDS encoding DUF305 domain-containing protein, with product MKRTITIAALALTSTLVLSACADNTEGENTDTTTIATTPAPNTTETTGATTDPETETGAAGEVSAEHNDADIMFAQMMIPHHQQAVEMSEILLAKDDIPAEVIEFAQGVIDAQGPEIDRMNTMLETWEEDPVTGDMGEMDHGGMSGMMSEEDMTALEDAQGTEAARLYLEQMTAHHEGAVDMARDEVTDGQNPQAIALAEQVIEDQEAEIAEMEQMLNEL